A window of the Lagenorhynchus albirostris chromosome 1, mLagAlb1.1, whole genome shotgun sequence genome harbors these coding sequences:
- the FAM161B gene encoding protein FAM161B isoform X1 — protein MTVGRSAGASGGAQWSRQICPPKSSSDTEAEEELCGNGLVLPRAGKLSEFISPEEETDSTSDSTASFYETLQALRQKDRWCLLESLYLSDPDSDESLSEDDEDLESFFQDKGRGKPQVQSPPSPRCGSMRRCSSLSNLPADLPKAQPQPPSSSRPPSQHRSISSWASSITVPQPFRMTLREAWKKAQWLASPASFEHERQKAQKQGQEEAECHRQFRAQPVPAHVYLPLYQEIMERNEARRRAGIQKRKELLLSSLRPFSFLGKDEQRKKAIQQRDLVATAKAKVPKQKAIRRIPTAILEPALGDKLQEAELLRKIRIQMRALDMLQMASSPIASSSGRADSQPRIATRTREEKLGFLHTDFGFQPRVNPAVPDYEELYKAFQKRAAKRRDTKEVTRNKPFLLRTASLRRTPRPCDAAASEGRRESPQPPGTPLPRSRSLSGLASLSANTLPVHITDATRKRESAVRNSLEKKDKADQSTQWSEMHKKKCQAISKSVTLRAKAMDPHKSLEEVFKAKLKENRNNDRKRAKEYKKELEEMKKRIQIRPYLFEQVTKDLARKEAEQRYRDTLKHAGLDEDFVRNKGQGNRALQWKEQSEVRDCPSTHETTKLGIRNPRQDLEESLEQPTSPKKELEELSYELPDNLKSFG, from the exons ATGACCGTGGGGAGGTCTGCGGGAGCCTCCGGCGGCGCTCAGTGGAGCCGTCAG ATATGTCCCCCCAAATCCTCCTCAGACACAGAGGCAGAAGAGGAGCTGTGTGGGAATGGGCTGGTTTTGCCCAGGGCTGGCAAACTCAGTGAGTTCATCAGCCCAGAGGAGGAGACAGATTCTACTTCTGACTCAACTGCGAGTTTTTACGAGACCCTGCAGGCACTAAGGCAGAAAGACAGGTGGTGCCTGTTGGAATCCCTTTATCTGTCTGACCCAGACAGTGATGAAAGCCTCTCTGAAGATGATGAGGACCTGGAGAGTTTCTTCCAAGACAAAGGCAGGGGGAAGCCACAGGTGCAGTCCCCCCCCTCTCCGAG GTGTGGCTCCATGAGGCGCTGCAGCTCCTTGAGCAACCTGCCCGCCGATCTTCCCAAGGCTCAGCCTCAGCCACCCTCCAGCTCCAGGCCTCCCTCCCAGCACAGAAGCATCAGCTCCTGGGCTTCATCCATCACCGTCCCTCAGCCGTTCCGCATGACGCTGCGCGAGGCCTGGAAGAAGGCCCAGTGGCTGGCCTCCCCTGCCTCCTTTGAGCATGAGAGGCAGAAGGCCCAGAAGCAGGGCCAGGAGGAGGCCGAGTGCCACCGGCAGTTCCGGGCACAGCCTGTGCCTGCGCACGTCTACCTGCCCCTCTACCAGGAGATCATGGAGCGCAACGAGGCACGCAGGCGGGCAGGGAtccagaagaggaaggaactgcTCCTCTCTTCCTTGAGGCCCTTCAGCTTCCTGGGGAAGGACGAGCAGCGAAAGAAAGCCATTCAACAGAGGGACCTGGTCGCCACAGCTAAGGCCAAAGTCCCCAAGCAGAAGGCCATCAGGAGGATCCCCACAGCCATTCTGGAGCCAGCCCTCGGGGACAAACTCCAGG AAGCTGAGCTCTTGAGGAAAATTCGCATCCAGATGAGAGCCCTGGACATGCTCCAGATGGCCTCCTCCCCCATTGCCTCCTCCAGTGGCCGGGCTGACTCACAGCCTCGAATAGCCACCCGGACCCGGGAGGAGAAGCTTGGGTTTCTGCACACTGACTTTGGATTCCAGCCTCGGGTGAATCCTGCCGTCCCTGACTATGAAGAACTTTACAAGGCCTTCCAGAAAAGAGCTGCCAAGAGAAGAGACACCAAGGAGGTGACTCGCAACAAGCCCTTCTTGCTGAGAACCGCCAGTCTGCGTCGTACTCCTCGGCCCTGTGATGCTGCCGCCTCTGAAGGGAGGAGG GAATCTCCACAGCCACCCGGCACACCCCTGCCAAGGAGTCGTTCTCTGAGTGGGCTTGCTTCCCTCTCTGCCAACACCCTCCCCGTGCACATCACAGACGCCACCAGGAAGAGGGAATCTGCAGTCAG AAATTCACTTGAGAAAAAGGACAAAGCAGATCAAAGTACTCAGTGGTCGGAGATGCACAAAAAGAAGTGTCAGGCGATATCTAAATCTGTGACCTTGCGTGCAAAAGCCATGGATCCCCATAAAAGCCTGGAGGAGGTGTTCAAAGCAAAGCTGAAAGAGAATCG GAACAATGACCGTAAAAGAGCAAAAGAGTATAAGAAAGAATTGGAGGAAATGAAGAAGAGAATACAAATAAGGCCCTATCTCTTCGAACAAGTTACCAAG GACCTTGCCAGGAAGGAAGCAGAACAACGGTATCGAGACACCCTGAAGCATGCTGGGCTGGATGAAGACTTTGTGAGGAACAAGGGTCAGGGCAACCGGGCTTTACAGTGGAAGGAGCAATCAGAAGTCCGTGATTGTCCCAG CACTCATGAAACTACAAAACTCGGCATCAGGAATCCACGGCAGGATTTAGAAGAATCTCTAGAACAGCCTACAAGCCCCAAGAAAGAACTAGAGGAGCTGTCTTATGAATTACCAGATAATCTCAAATCATTTGGTTAA
- the FAM161B gene encoding protein FAM161B isoform X4 codes for MTVGRSAGASGGAQWSRQICPPKSSSDTEAEEELCGNGLVLPRAGKLSEFISPEEETDSTSDSTASFYETLQALRQKDRWCLLESLYLSDPDSDESLSEDDEDLESFFQDKGRGKPQVQSPPSPRCGSMRRCSSLSNLPADLPKAQPQPPSSSRPPSQHRSISSWASSITVPQPFRMTLREAWKKAQWLASPASFEHERQKAQKQGQEEAECHRQFRAQPVPAHVYLPLYQEIMERNEARRRAGIQKRKELLLSSLRPFSFLGKDEQRKKAIQQRDLVATAKAKVPKQKAIRRIPTAILEPALGDKLQEAELLRKIRIQMRALDMLQMASSPIASSSGRADSQPRIATRTREEKLGFLHTDFGFQPRVNPAVPDYEELYKAFQKRAAKRRDTKEVTRNKPFLLRTASLRRTPRPCDAAASEGRRESPQPPGTPLPRSRSLSGLASLSANTLPVHITDATRKRESAVRNSLEKKDKADQSTQWSEMHKKKCQAISKSVTLRAKAMDPHKSLEEVFKAKLKENRNNDRKRAKEYKKELEEMKKRIQIRPYLFEQVTKDLARKEAEQRYRDTLKHAGLDEDFVRNKGQGNRALQWKEQSEVRDCPR; via the exons ATGACCGTGGGGAGGTCTGCGGGAGCCTCCGGCGGCGCTCAGTGGAGCCGTCAG ATATGTCCCCCCAAATCCTCCTCAGACACAGAGGCAGAAGAGGAGCTGTGTGGGAATGGGCTGGTTTTGCCCAGGGCTGGCAAACTCAGTGAGTTCATCAGCCCAGAGGAGGAGACAGATTCTACTTCTGACTCAACTGCGAGTTTTTACGAGACCCTGCAGGCACTAAGGCAGAAAGACAGGTGGTGCCTGTTGGAATCCCTTTATCTGTCTGACCCAGACAGTGATGAAAGCCTCTCTGAAGATGATGAGGACCTGGAGAGTTTCTTCCAAGACAAAGGCAGGGGGAAGCCACAGGTGCAGTCCCCCCCCTCTCCGAG GTGTGGCTCCATGAGGCGCTGCAGCTCCTTGAGCAACCTGCCCGCCGATCTTCCCAAGGCTCAGCCTCAGCCACCCTCCAGCTCCAGGCCTCCCTCCCAGCACAGAAGCATCAGCTCCTGGGCTTCATCCATCACCGTCCCTCAGCCGTTCCGCATGACGCTGCGCGAGGCCTGGAAGAAGGCCCAGTGGCTGGCCTCCCCTGCCTCCTTTGAGCATGAGAGGCAGAAGGCCCAGAAGCAGGGCCAGGAGGAGGCCGAGTGCCACCGGCAGTTCCGGGCACAGCCTGTGCCTGCGCACGTCTACCTGCCCCTCTACCAGGAGATCATGGAGCGCAACGAGGCACGCAGGCGGGCAGGGAtccagaagaggaaggaactgcTCCTCTCTTCCTTGAGGCCCTTCAGCTTCCTGGGGAAGGACGAGCAGCGAAAGAAAGCCATTCAACAGAGGGACCTGGTCGCCACAGCTAAGGCCAAAGTCCCCAAGCAGAAGGCCATCAGGAGGATCCCCACAGCCATTCTGGAGCCAGCCCTCGGGGACAAACTCCAGG AAGCTGAGCTCTTGAGGAAAATTCGCATCCAGATGAGAGCCCTGGACATGCTCCAGATGGCCTCCTCCCCCATTGCCTCCTCCAGTGGCCGGGCTGACTCACAGCCTCGAATAGCCACCCGGACCCGGGAGGAGAAGCTTGGGTTTCTGCACACTGACTTTGGATTCCAGCCTCGGGTGAATCCTGCCGTCCCTGACTATGAAGAACTTTACAAGGCCTTCCAGAAAAGAGCTGCCAAGAGAAGAGACACCAAGGAGGTGACTCGCAACAAGCCCTTCTTGCTGAGAACCGCCAGTCTGCGTCGTACTCCTCGGCCCTGTGATGCTGCCGCCTCTGAAGGGAGGAGG GAATCTCCACAGCCACCCGGCACACCCCTGCCAAGGAGTCGTTCTCTGAGTGGGCTTGCTTCCCTCTCTGCCAACACCCTCCCCGTGCACATCACAGACGCCACCAGGAAGAGGGAATCTGCAGTCAG AAATTCACTTGAGAAAAAGGACAAAGCAGATCAAAGTACTCAGTGGTCGGAGATGCACAAAAAGAAGTGTCAGGCGATATCTAAATCTGTGACCTTGCGTGCAAAAGCCATGGATCCCCATAAAAGCCTGGAGGAGGTGTTCAAAGCAAAGCTGAAAGAGAATCG GAACAATGACCGTAAAAGAGCAAAAGAGTATAAGAAAGAATTGGAGGAAATGAAGAAGAGAATACAAATAAGGCCCTATCTCTTCGAACAAGTTACCAAG GACCTTGCCAGGAAGGAAGCAGAACAACGGTATCGAGACACCCTGAAGCATGCTGGGCTGGATGAAGACTTTGTGAGGAACAAGGGTCAGGGCAACCGGGCTTTACAGTGGAAGGAGCAATCAGAAGTCCGTGATTGTCCCAG gtag
- the FAM161B gene encoding protein FAM161B isoform X3 has product MTVGRSAGASGGAQWSRQICPPKSSSDTEAEEELCGNGLVLPRAGKLSEFISPEEETDSTSDSTASFYETLQALRQKDRWCLLESLYLSDPDSDESLSEDDEDLESFFQDKGRGKPQVQSPPSPRCGSMRRCSSLSNLPADLPKAQPQPPSSSRPPSQHRSISSWASSITVPQPFRMTLREAWKKAQWLASPASFEHERQKAQKQGQEEAECHRQFRAQPVPAHVYLPLYQEIMERNEARRRAGIQKRKELLLSSLRPFSFLGKDEQRKKAIQQRDLVATAKAKVPKQKAIRRIPTAILEPALGDKLQEAELLRKIRIQMRALDMLQMASSPIASSSGRADSQPRIATRTREEKLGFLHTDFGFQPRVNPAVPDYEELYKAFQKRAAKRRDTKEESPQPPGTPLPRSRSLSGLASLSANTLPVHITDATRKRESAVRNSLEKKDKADQSTQWSEMHKKKCQAISKSVTLRAKAMDPHKSLEEVFKAKLKENRNNDRKRAKEYKKELEEMKKRIQIRPYLFEQVTKDLARKEAEQRYRDTLKHAGLDEDFVRNKGQGNRALQWKEQSEVRDCPSTHETTKLGIRNPRQDLEESLEQPTSPKKELEELSYELPDNLKSFG; this is encoded by the exons ATGACCGTGGGGAGGTCTGCGGGAGCCTCCGGCGGCGCTCAGTGGAGCCGTCAG ATATGTCCCCCCAAATCCTCCTCAGACACAGAGGCAGAAGAGGAGCTGTGTGGGAATGGGCTGGTTTTGCCCAGGGCTGGCAAACTCAGTGAGTTCATCAGCCCAGAGGAGGAGACAGATTCTACTTCTGACTCAACTGCGAGTTTTTACGAGACCCTGCAGGCACTAAGGCAGAAAGACAGGTGGTGCCTGTTGGAATCCCTTTATCTGTCTGACCCAGACAGTGATGAAAGCCTCTCTGAAGATGATGAGGACCTGGAGAGTTTCTTCCAAGACAAAGGCAGGGGGAAGCCACAGGTGCAGTCCCCCCCCTCTCCGAG GTGTGGCTCCATGAGGCGCTGCAGCTCCTTGAGCAACCTGCCCGCCGATCTTCCCAAGGCTCAGCCTCAGCCACCCTCCAGCTCCAGGCCTCCCTCCCAGCACAGAAGCATCAGCTCCTGGGCTTCATCCATCACCGTCCCTCAGCCGTTCCGCATGACGCTGCGCGAGGCCTGGAAGAAGGCCCAGTGGCTGGCCTCCCCTGCCTCCTTTGAGCATGAGAGGCAGAAGGCCCAGAAGCAGGGCCAGGAGGAGGCCGAGTGCCACCGGCAGTTCCGGGCACAGCCTGTGCCTGCGCACGTCTACCTGCCCCTCTACCAGGAGATCATGGAGCGCAACGAGGCACGCAGGCGGGCAGGGAtccagaagaggaaggaactgcTCCTCTCTTCCTTGAGGCCCTTCAGCTTCCTGGGGAAGGACGAGCAGCGAAAGAAAGCCATTCAACAGAGGGACCTGGTCGCCACAGCTAAGGCCAAAGTCCCCAAGCAGAAGGCCATCAGGAGGATCCCCACAGCCATTCTGGAGCCAGCCCTCGGGGACAAACTCCAGG AAGCTGAGCTCTTGAGGAAAATTCGCATCCAGATGAGAGCCCTGGACATGCTCCAGATGGCCTCCTCCCCCATTGCCTCCTCCAGTGGCCGGGCTGACTCACAGCCTCGAATAGCCACCCGGACCCGGGAGGAGAAGCTTGGGTTTCTGCACACTGACTTTGGATTCCAGCCTCGGGTGAATCCTGCCGTCCCTGACTATGAAGAACTTTACAAGGCCTTCCAGAAAAGAGCTGCCAAGAGAAGAGACACCAAGGAG GAATCTCCACAGCCACCCGGCACACCCCTGCCAAGGAGTCGTTCTCTGAGTGGGCTTGCTTCCCTCTCTGCCAACACCCTCCCCGTGCACATCACAGACGCCACCAGGAAGAGGGAATCTGCAGTCAG AAATTCACTTGAGAAAAAGGACAAAGCAGATCAAAGTACTCAGTGGTCGGAGATGCACAAAAAGAAGTGTCAGGCGATATCTAAATCTGTGACCTTGCGTGCAAAAGCCATGGATCCCCATAAAAGCCTGGAGGAGGTGTTCAAAGCAAAGCTGAAAGAGAATCG GAACAATGACCGTAAAAGAGCAAAAGAGTATAAGAAAGAATTGGAGGAAATGAAGAAGAGAATACAAATAAGGCCCTATCTCTTCGAACAAGTTACCAAG GACCTTGCCAGGAAGGAAGCAGAACAACGGTATCGAGACACCCTGAAGCATGCTGGGCTGGATGAAGACTTTGTGAGGAACAAGGGTCAGGGCAACCGGGCTTTACAGTGGAAGGAGCAATCAGAAGTCCGTGATTGTCCCAG CACTCATGAAACTACAAAACTCGGCATCAGGAATCCACGGCAGGATTTAGAAGAATCTCTAGAACAGCCTACAAGCCCCAAGAAAGAACTAGAGGAGCTGTCTTATGAATTACCAGATAATCTCAAATCATTTGGTTAA
- the FAM161B gene encoding protein FAM161B isoform X2: MTVGRSAGASGGAQWSRQICPPKSSSDTEAEEELCGNGLVLPRAGKLSEFISPEEETDSTSDSTASFYETLQALRQKDRWCLLESLYLSDPDSDESLSEDDEDLESFFQDKGRGKPQVQSPPSPRCGSMRRCSSLSNLPADLPKAQPQPPSSSRPPSQHRSISSWASSITVPQPFRMTLREAWKKAQWLASPASFEHERQKAQKQGQEEAECHRQFRAQPVPAHVYLPLYQEIMERNEARRRAGIQKRKELLLSSLRPFSFLGKDEQRKKAIQQRDLVATAKAKVPKQKAIRRIPTAILEPALGDKLQEAELLRKIRIQMRALDMLQMASSPIASSSGRADSQPRIATRTREEKLGFLHTDFGFQPRVNPAVPDYEELYKAFQKRAAKRRDTKEVTRNKPFLLRTASLRRTPRPCDAAASEGRRESPQPPGTPLPRSRSLSGLASLSANTLPVHITDATRKRESAVRNSLEKKDKADQSTQWSEMHKKKCQAISKSVTLRAKAMDPHKSLEEVFKAKLKENRNNDRKRAKEYKKELEEMKKRIQIRPYLFEQVTKDLARKEAEQRYRDTLKHAGLDEDFVRNKGQGNRALQWKEQSEVRDCPRVKHGPFGDDKNDTLITTTWVC, from the exons ATGACCGTGGGGAGGTCTGCGGGAGCCTCCGGCGGCGCTCAGTGGAGCCGTCAG ATATGTCCCCCCAAATCCTCCTCAGACACAGAGGCAGAAGAGGAGCTGTGTGGGAATGGGCTGGTTTTGCCCAGGGCTGGCAAACTCAGTGAGTTCATCAGCCCAGAGGAGGAGACAGATTCTACTTCTGACTCAACTGCGAGTTTTTACGAGACCCTGCAGGCACTAAGGCAGAAAGACAGGTGGTGCCTGTTGGAATCCCTTTATCTGTCTGACCCAGACAGTGATGAAAGCCTCTCTGAAGATGATGAGGACCTGGAGAGTTTCTTCCAAGACAAAGGCAGGGGGAAGCCACAGGTGCAGTCCCCCCCCTCTCCGAG GTGTGGCTCCATGAGGCGCTGCAGCTCCTTGAGCAACCTGCCCGCCGATCTTCCCAAGGCTCAGCCTCAGCCACCCTCCAGCTCCAGGCCTCCCTCCCAGCACAGAAGCATCAGCTCCTGGGCTTCATCCATCACCGTCCCTCAGCCGTTCCGCATGACGCTGCGCGAGGCCTGGAAGAAGGCCCAGTGGCTGGCCTCCCCTGCCTCCTTTGAGCATGAGAGGCAGAAGGCCCAGAAGCAGGGCCAGGAGGAGGCCGAGTGCCACCGGCAGTTCCGGGCACAGCCTGTGCCTGCGCACGTCTACCTGCCCCTCTACCAGGAGATCATGGAGCGCAACGAGGCACGCAGGCGGGCAGGGAtccagaagaggaaggaactgcTCCTCTCTTCCTTGAGGCCCTTCAGCTTCCTGGGGAAGGACGAGCAGCGAAAGAAAGCCATTCAACAGAGGGACCTGGTCGCCACAGCTAAGGCCAAAGTCCCCAAGCAGAAGGCCATCAGGAGGATCCCCACAGCCATTCTGGAGCCAGCCCTCGGGGACAAACTCCAGG AAGCTGAGCTCTTGAGGAAAATTCGCATCCAGATGAGAGCCCTGGACATGCTCCAGATGGCCTCCTCCCCCATTGCCTCCTCCAGTGGCCGGGCTGACTCACAGCCTCGAATAGCCACCCGGACCCGGGAGGAGAAGCTTGGGTTTCTGCACACTGACTTTGGATTCCAGCCTCGGGTGAATCCTGCCGTCCCTGACTATGAAGAACTTTACAAGGCCTTCCAGAAAAGAGCTGCCAAGAGAAGAGACACCAAGGAGGTGACTCGCAACAAGCCCTTCTTGCTGAGAACCGCCAGTCTGCGTCGTACTCCTCGGCCCTGTGATGCTGCCGCCTCTGAAGGGAGGAGG GAATCTCCACAGCCACCCGGCACACCCCTGCCAAGGAGTCGTTCTCTGAGTGGGCTTGCTTCCCTCTCTGCCAACACCCTCCCCGTGCACATCACAGACGCCACCAGGAAGAGGGAATCTGCAGTCAG AAATTCACTTGAGAAAAAGGACAAAGCAGATCAAAGTACTCAGTGGTCGGAGATGCACAAAAAGAAGTGTCAGGCGATATCTAAATCTGTGACCTTGCGTGCAAAAGCCATGGATCCCCATAAAAGCCTGGAGGAGGTGTTCAAAGCAAAGCTGAAAGAGAATCG GAACAATGACCGTAAAAGAGCAAAAGAGTATAAGAAAGAATTGGAGGAAATGAAGAAGAGAATACAAATAAGGCCCTATCTCTTCGAACAAGTTACCAAG GACCTTGCCAGGAAGGAAGCAGAACAACGGTATCGAGACACCCTGAAGCATGCTGGGCTGGATGAAGACTTTGTGAGGAACAAGGGTCAGGGCAACCGGGCTTTACAGTGGAAGGAGCAATCAGAAGTCCGTGATTGTCCCAG AGTCAAACATGGTCCTTTTGGTGATGACAAGAATGATACTCTGATAACTACCACGTGGGTTTGCTAG